Proteins encoded within one genomic window of Fibrobacter sp. UWB16:
- the rpsF gene encoding 30S ribosomal protein S6: MRQYETMVIIDAMISDDAIKAEVETIGKNITSGNGEILRRDDWGKRKLAYTINKRQHGYYVIFYYKAEAATVAAMEAALKLNENVLRWMTLADYPMSEIVYDQTQTQSTEEIVPVDAEEGEAE; the protein is encoded by the coding sequence ATGAGACAATACGAAACGATGGTGATCATCGACGCTATGATCTCTGACGACGCTATCAAGGCTGAAGTCGAGACCATCGGCAAGAACATCACCAGCGGCAACGGCGAAATTCTCCGCCGTGACGACTGGGGCAAGCGCAAGCTCGCATACACTATCAACAAGCGCCAGCACGGCTACTATGTCATCTTCTACTACAAGGCAGAAGCTGCAACGGTCGCTGCTATGGAAGCCGCTCTGAAGCTGAACGAAAACGTTCTCCGTTGGATGACCCTCGCTGATTATCCGATGAGCGAAATCGTCTACGATCAGACTCAGACACAGTCCACCGAAGAAATTGTTCCGGTTGACGCAGAAGAAGGGGAGGCTGAATAA
- the rpsR gene encoding 30S ribosomal protein S18: MAFEDKKQATRIRRKKTCWFTENNVKFIDYKDEKTLRRFISERGKIIPRRISGTSAKYQRMLNEAIKRARQMAILPFVSDSMR; encoded by the coding sequence ATGGCTTTTGAAGATAAGAAGCAGGCTACTCGCATCCGCCGCAAGAAGACTTGCTGGTTCACCGAGAACAACGTCAAGTTCATTGACTACAAGGACGAAAAGACTCTTCGTCGCTTTATCTCTGAACGTGGCAAGATCATCCCGCGCCGCATTTCTGGCACTTCCGCTAAGTATCAGCGTATGCTGAACGAAGCTATCAAGCGTGCCCGTCAGATGGCTATTCTCCCGTTCGTTTCGGACAGCATGCGCTAA
- the rplI gene encoding 50S ribosomal protein L9, producing MEIILKANVPHLGKMLDVVKVKDGYARNYLFPRKLAVRATKEAKLEIENNRAAVEAQFQKELAAAGDVAAKLAQVSVNLERRVVEGERLYGSVTAGDIAEAITKAGVKVSRAQIDLAEPIKQLGVYTVTVKVFSDVEAQVKVWVVAEK from the coding sequence ATGGAAATTATTCTTAAGGCTAACGTCCCCCACTTGGGCAAGATGCTCGACGTCGTGAAGGTTAAGGATGGTTACGCACGTAACTACCTCTTCCCGCGTAAGCTCGCTGTTCGCGCAACTAAGGAAGCCAAGCTTGAAATCGAAAACAACCGCGCTGCTGTTGAAGCTCAGTTCCAGAAGGAACTCGCTGCTGCTGGTGACGTAGCTGCAAAGCTCGCACAGGTTTCTGTCAACCTCGAACGCCGCGTTGTTGAAGGCGAACGTCTCTACGGTTCTGTGACCGCAGGTGACATCGCTGAAGCAATCACCAAGGCTGGTGTCAAGGTTTCCCGTGCTCAGATCGACCTTGCTGAACCGATCAAGCAGCTCGGTGTCTACACCGTGACTGTCAAGGTCTTCAGCGACGTTGAAGCACAGGTCAAGGTTTGGGTGGTCGCAGAGAAGTAA
- a CDS encoding MBG domain-containing protein, whose protein sequence is MLKKLALLAFAVSATFSNALAAADCSIKLSTTTAVFSGEQIKPTVSKLICDDEEISASGYTVRYGTNINAGDNEGVVIVNYGGNAYEQRFTIARKGIYITIPKCEKEKGQKDPEFKWNLEEVKNVNSDTLARLEQKLPTLITLTRAEGEDIFNEDGDTIKYAIGFAEGVDALLKKELPNFKVSKKSVEDEGYMVITKKKVTISADDFSKTYGKDDPDFTYSMSRTLTKDELASIGKISIKREGSENAGKYPINVSVANPEPTELSVTVVPGTLTIKPAAVTVTVGDVSKVYGEATPEFSYKATGLVGTDKLKDVTLSCAKCSATGLENVGKYDITASVKASSNSNYTVTTKAGSLTVTQKAATATVGKFEKNYGDKDPKFTFTTEGLVTEGEELELPSITRAKGEDVGSYKVSLSFAEGSNTNYKLTIVPGSLTINPRPVTLTVTDLTKKFGEKDPELTYTVKTLASFDGVEAGLNGVVLAREKGENAGIYPISVTVDEEANPNYVVTIADGGSLTISPNDDAIVVSVKGKSNKVQYNGKEQVVKGYEITTNNEAYSLKYVTYSGDSVISGKDAGKYFMGLSKADFTNTSENYKSVTFDVEDGVLEITPKKVIVSAVADTITYGDAIPSEFKWTVDSLIAGDELDNIHVSLNKTGILPAGDYTLTFDQQSPSNNNYVVSSYEAAALTVNKKVVTITIDDAEKIYSEPDPAEFTYTISGLLDGDQLPGINVAREKGENVLKDSDGMDSTYRISATISSGNNNPNYLMKIRQGHFTIKPYPKRITVAIFGEDVYAKYTGEEITVEKKFDVTLIPMSDEDKLPEGFSYSKDFVAYKGELTISATEMGRYPMGLSVDDFVNASPNFEQVSFLKSVDGALVIDEFGPKTSIAKTGRVNAFGVSAMNHRIQVSCSKVGDRYAVYDMQGNVLRMGAVEASNFEIQVSNSGVYMVRVGSSAKRIRVK, encoded by the coding sequence ATGTTAAAAAAATTAGCTTTATTGGCTTTTGCTGTATCCGCAACGTTTTCGAACGCCTTGGCGGCGGCTGACTGTTCTATAAAATTGTCTACTACGACGGCTGTTTTTTCGGGTGAACAGATTAAACCGACTGTATCCAAACTTATTTGCGATGATGAAGAAATCAGTGCTTCTGGATATACAGTCCGTTATGGCACAAATATAAACGCTGGTGATAACGAAGGTGTTGTTATCGTCAATTATGGTGGCAATGCCTATGAACAACGTTTTACAATTGCTCGTAAGGGTATCTACATAACAATTCCTAAATGCGAAAAGGAAAAGGGTCAAAAGGATCCTGAATTTAAATGGAACCTTGAAGAAGTCAAGAATGTCAATAGTGACACCCTTGCTCGTTTGGAGCAAAAGCTGCCGACTCTTATTACTTTGACAAGAGCTGAAGGTGAAGATATCTTCAATGAAGATGGCGATACAATTAAGTACGCAATTGGTTTTGCTGAAGGTGTAGATGCTTTATTGAAGAAGGAATTGCCCAATTTTAAGGTTTCTAAAAAAAGCGTAGAAGATGAAGGTTATATGGTCATTACAAAGAAAAAGGTGACCATTTCTGCAGATGACTTCTCAAAAACATATGGTAAGGATGACCCGGATTTCACATACTCCATGTCTAGAACTCTGACTAAGGATGAACTTGCTTCTATTGGTAAGATTTCTATAAAAAGAGAAGGGTCCGAAAATGCTGGAAAGTATCCTATTAACGTTTCTGTCGCTAACCCTGAGCCAACGGAACTCTCTGTAACAGTTGTTCCGGGAACGTTGACAATTAAGCCTGCCGCTGTGACTGTGACTGTTGGCGATGTCTCTAAAGTCTACGGTGAAGCAACTCCGGAATTTTCTTACAAGGCAACTGGTCTTGTTGGCACGGATAAGCTGAAGGATGTTACACTTTCTTGCGCCAAGTGCTCCGCAACTGGATTGGAAAATGTTGGAAAGTATGATATTACGGCTAGCGTAAAGGCTTCCTCAAATTCCAACTACACTGTGACGACAAAGGCCGGTTCGCTTACTGTTACGCAGAAGGCTGCAACGGCGACTGTAGGCAAGTTCGAAAAGAATTATGGTGACAAAGATCCCAAGTTTACGTTTACCACCGAAGGTCTCGTGACGGAAGGCGAAGAACTCGAGCTCCCGTCGATTACTCGTGCCAAGGGCGAAGATGTGGGCTCTTACAAGGTTAGCCTCTCTTTTGCTGAAGGTTCCAATACCAACTACAAGCTGACGATTGTTCCTGGTTCTTTAACCATCAATCCGAGACCGGTAACTTTGACGGTTACGGACCTCACGAAAAAGTTTGGTGAAAAAGATCCGGAATTGACTTATACCGTAAAAACACTTGCTTCGTTTGACGGGGTAGAGGCCGGACTTAATGGTGTGGTTCTTGCACGTGAAAAGGGCGAAAACGCTGGCATCTATCCAATCTCTGTAACGGTAGACGAAGAGGCGAACCCGAATTATGTTGTGACTATTGCTGACGGTGGTTCGTTAACGATTTCTCCGAATGATGATGCTATCGTTGTTTCTGTAAAGGGCAAGAGCAATAAGGTACAGTATAACGGCAAAGAACAGGTTGTGAAGGGCTATGAAATCACGACCAATAATGAAGCTTATTCTCTTAAGTATGTTACTTACTCGGGTGATTCCGTCATCTCTGGTAAGGACGCCGGCAAGTATTTTATGGGCCTTTCTAAGGCTGACTTTACGAATACGTCCGAGAATTATAAGAGTGTGACATTTGATGTCGAAGATGGCGTTTTGGAAATTACGCCGAAGAAGGTTATCGTCTCGGCTGTTGCTGATACCATTACTTACGGCGATGCTATTCCGAGTGAATTCAAGTGGACTGTCGATAGTCTTATCGCAGGCGATGAACTGGACAATATCCATGTCTCTCTCAATAAGACTGGGATTCTTCCTGCTGGCGATTATACACTTACATTTGATCAGCAGAGCCCGTCCAATAATAATTACGTTGTAAGTAGCTATGAGGCTGCTGCATTGACGGTGAATAAGAAGGTTGTGACGATTACGATTGACGATGCTGAAAAGATCTATAGTGAACCGGATCCTGCTGAGTTTACGTACACTATTTCGGGACTCTTGGACGGCGATCAGTTGCCGGGTATTAATGTGGCTCGCGAAAAGGGCGAAAACGTGCTTAAGGATTCTGATGGTATGGATTCTACGTATCGTATCTCTGCAACGATTTCTTCGGGAAATAACAATCCGAATTATCTCATGAAGATTAGACAGGGACACTTTACGATTAAGCCGTATCCCAAGCGTATTACGGTAGCCATCTTTGGTGAAGATGTCTATGCCAAGTATACAGGCGAAGAAATTACGGTCGAGAAAAAGTTTGACGTGACCTTGATTCCGATGTCCGATGAAGATAAGTTGCCGGAAGGTTTCTCCTATTCCAAGGATTTTGTTGCCTATAAGGGTGAACTCACTATATCGGCAACGGAAATGGGACGTTATCCTATGGGCCTTTCCGTTGATGACTTTGTCAATGCGTCCCCGAACTTTGAACAGGTCAGTTTCTTAAAGTCTGTCGATGGCGCACTTGTGATTGACGAGTTTGGCCCGAAGACTTCTATTGCAAAAACTGGCCGTGTAAACGCTTTTGGCGTTTCTGCTATGAACCACCGCATTCAGGTGAGCTGCTCTAAGGTGGGCGATCGTTATGCGGTTTATGATATGCAGGGTAATGTCCTTCGCATGGGTGCTGTAGAAGCCTCTAATTTCGAAATTCAGGTTTCGAATTCGGGCGTTTACATGGTGCGCGTTGGCTCTTCTGCGAAACGTATCCGCGTCAAGTAG
- a CDS encoding efflux RND transporter periplasmic adaptor subunit, with protein MKHLLLIALSSLLLVACGSKDDSAKGAPAGKGNGGKKGGAQRVLNVEGYVAELGQQGKNFQTMATLVPKNSVSLSAATSGRLVSLKAKDGAIVKKGTLLAKIDDSELRAQLKQAQSNKMLAEQKEQRIRGLFEKNGATKQDLESAEASLKSAQASVELIQAQLAKTEVRAPFSGKLGFVDVSVGAWLNSGTPIAELSEVDRLKAKFSLPQRYASVIKVGDKISLKDSERNVEKFGVVSALDAVISESSRTRRVMVDVDNAKGELIAGSFVSVNVAMEASNVQSFTIPSEAMILDREGAYVFVSQGGKAKIKHITTGLRTPMSVQVLLGLDVGDTVIVSGIVSLRPGADVKIKGLRHSINYEVE; from the coding sequence ATGAAACACCTTCTTTTAATAGCACTCTCTTCTCTTCTTCTTGTGGCTTGTGGCAGTAAAGATGATTCTGCCAAGGGCGCTCCTGCAGGCAAAGGCAATGGCGGAAAAAAGGGTGGCGCTCAGAGAGTGCTGAATGTCGAAGGTTATGTGGCAGAGCTTGGGCAACAGGGCAAGAACTTCCAGACGATGGCGACTCTCGTGCCGAAGAACAGCGTATCGCTTTCGGCGGCGACCTCCGGCCGTTTGGTAAGCCTCAAGGCAAAAGACGGGGCTATTGTCAAGAAGGGGACTCTCCTCGCAAAGATTGACGATTCTGAACTCCGTGCGCAGCTCAAGCAGGCGCAGTCGAACAAGATGCTTGCCGAGCAAAAGGAACAGCGCATCCGTGGTCTCTTTGAAAAGAACGGGGCGACCAAGCAGGATTTGGAATCGGCAGAAGCATCTCTCAAGTCTGCTCAGGCTAGCGTAGAACTTATCCAGGCTCAACTTGCAAAGACCGAAGTCCGTGCGCCATTTAGCGGCAAGCTTGGCTTTGTCGATGTGTCCGTAGGCGCCTGGCTCAACTCTGGCACCCCGATTGCTGAACTCAGCGAAGTGGACCGCCTCAAGGCGAAGTTCTCGCTCCCGCAGCGCTATGCGTCTGTCATCAAGGTGGGCGACAAGATTTCTCTCAAGGACTCTGAACGCAATGTTGAAAAGTTCGGCGTTGTCTCTGCGCTTGATGCCGTGATTTCTGAAAGCAGCCGTACTCGCCGTGTGATGGTCGATGTCGATAACGCAAAGGGCGAACTCATTGCGGGTAGCTTTGTGAGTGTGAATGTCGCGATGGAAGCTAGCAACGTGCAGAGCTTTACGATCCCGTCCGAAGCGATGATTCTCGACAGGGAAGGCGCTTACGTGTTTGTGAGCCAGGGTGGCAAGGCTAAAATCAAGCATATCACGACGGGACTCCGCACGCCGATGTCTGTGCAGGTGCTTTTGGGCCTTGACGTTGGCGATACAGTGATTGTTTCTGGCATTGTGAGCCTCCGCCCAGGTGCAGATGTCAAGATTAAGGGACTCCGCCATTCGATCAATTACGAGGTAGAGTAA
- a CDS encoding efflux RND transporter permease subunit gives MSVSQLSVRRPVLMTVMALVILLLGFFGLSSLGIREYPNVDYPLIQVRTSYPGANAAVVEAEVTEILEASINSASGIKALTSTSRDGFSYISIEFETGMDLEAAANEIRDRVSRVRRRLPDDVDEPTVYKSDSDSDPILMVSLVSDKFDPMEVSEIANNHVKERLQTINGVSEVAIWGEKRPVVRLWIDPVRMQALGVSGAQMAAALKQGNLELPSGSIEGTETTLSIRTLGRVLDPKSFGNIAVRTAEDGTVIRISDVADIHYEPKDTRTGFRRNGKNSITLALMAQPGSNHVEIANEFYKRVEDIRREIPEGVELLYGRDTSINIRASIKEVVETIFIAFILVIAIIFAFLREGRTTFIPMVVVPVSVIGSFFVLYLCGFSINVLTLLAMVLAIGLVVDDAIVIVENIYHKIESGMTPKQAAIAGTNEIFFAVIATSVVLMAVFIPVLALGGTTGLLFREFVAVMIGTVFLSTLCALTLSPMLCSKFLKHQKKGRFFKLTEPFFDWLNGMYSRLLGGFLKWRLLLFPIVAVLLFGAYFCFNNMSSEMAPTEDSNAVMVNMSMPEGVNLSRTKRMADEFVDEVTSILDSNEYTEFQAGAWNAGNSRMRLFLNDNKKARRPQSEIARAIQVLGNEYPDLRVMVFEPQSISTQRGGLPVQFVLQAPNIEVLRDLVPKFEEAASKSPVFSVVNSNLRFTKPELHIEILRDKANEEGVSVNDIAQAVQLAISDQTYGDYYKDGRQYDIIGAVGYQYRDTPENLSMLTVKNGKGELVSLDNFITYKEQSASPSLPRYNRFSAATIQAGLVPGKTIGDGVEEMRRIAKKLLKDYPSVSTTLSGSSKEFEESSSGLYVVFLLALALVFLVLAGQFESFRAPFVIFFTVPLALSGALVSLFITGQTLNIFSEIALILLIALVTKNGILIVEFANQIAENTGCSKLEAARQAAERRFRPILMTSLSTVLGAVPLILTGTPSRIAMGVAIVGGLTFATFMTLFIVPAAYSFFAGKVESVRTDASKMA, from the coding sequence ATGAGCGTAAGCCAGCTCTCCGTCCGTCGCCCAGTCCTCATGACTGTGATGGCGCTTGTCATCCTGTTGCTCGGATTTTTTGGGCTCAGCTCTCTTGGCATTCGTGAATACCCGAACGTCGACTATCCGTTGATTCAGGTGCGTACCTCTTACCCGGGCGCAAACGCGGCCGTGGTCGAAGCGGAAGTCACTGAAATCTTGGAAGCCTCCATTAATAGCGCGTCTGGTATCAAGGCTTTGACTTCAACAAGCCGCGATGGTTTCTCTTACATCAGCATTGAATTTGAAACGGGCATGGACTTGGAAGCGGCCGCAAACGAAATTCGCGACCGCGTGAGCCGTGTGCGTCGTCGCTTGCCGGACGATGTCGATGAACCGACGGTCTACAAGTCCGATAGCGATAGCGACCCGATTTTGATGGTGAGCCTTGTGAGCGACAAGTTCGACCCGATGGAAGTTTCGGAAATTGCGAACAACCACGTGAAGGAACGCTTGCAGACGATTAACGGCGTTTCGGAAGTGGCGATTTGGGGCGAAAAACGTCCGGTTGTGCGCTTGTGGATTGACCCGGTGCGTATGCAGGCTCTTGGCGTCTCGGGTGCGCAGATGGCGGCCGCTTTGAAACAAGGTAACTTGGAACTTCCGTCTGGTTCTATTGAAGGTACAGAAACGACGCTTTCGATTCGTACGCTTGGCCGAGTTCTCGATCCAAAGTCCTTTGGCAACATTGCGGTGAGAACGGCTGAAGATGGAACTGTGATCCGCATTTCTGATGTCGCAGATATCCATTACGAACCGAAAGATACGCGTACCGGTTTTAGACGTAACGGCAAGAATTCCATTACGCTTGCACTCATGGCGCAGCCGGGCAGTAACCACGTTGAAATTGCAAACGAATTCTACAAGCGCGTCGAAGACATCCGTCGTGAAATCCCGGAAGGCGTGGAACTGCTTTACGGTCGCGATACTTCGATTAACATCCGCGCGTCCATCAAGGAAGTGGTGGAGACCATCTTTATCGCGTTTATTCTCGTGATTGCGATTATCTTTGCGTTCCTCCGCGAAGGCCGTACCACGTTTATCCCGATGGTCGTGGTGCCTGTATCTGTGATTGGTAGCTTCTTTGTGCTTTATCTTTGCGGGTTCAGTATCAACGTGCTTACGCTTTTGGCGATGGTCCTAGCGATTGGCCTTGTTGTGGACGATGCCATTGTGATTGTGGAAAATATTTATCACAAGATAGAAAGTGGCATGACGCCGAAGCAGGCGGCAATTGCTGGAACAAATGAAATCTTTTTTGCTGTGATTGCAACGTCTGTCGTGTTGATGGCTGTGTTCATTCCGGTGCTTGCCCTGGGCGGTACGACGGGCCTTTTGTTCCGCGAATTTGTGGCGGTGATGATTGGAACCGTGTTCCTCTCGACGCTTTGCGCTTTGACGCTTTCGCCGATGCTTTGTTCTAAATTCCTAAAGCACCAGAAGAAAGGCCGTTTCTTTAAGCTCACGGAACCGTTCTTTGACTGGCTAAACGGGATGTATTCCCGCTTGCTAGGCGGATTCCTCAAGTGGCGCTTGCTGTTGTTCCCGATTGTGGCTGTTCTCTTGTTTGGAGCGTATTTCTGCTTCAATAACATGAGTAGCGAAATGGCGCCGACCGAAGACTCCAACGCTGTGATGGTGAACATGAGCATGCCCGAAGGCGTGAACCTCTCGCGCACCAAGCGCATGGCCGATGAATTTGTCGATGAAGTGACTTCGATTCTCGATTCCAATGAATACACGGAATTCCAGGCGGGTGCTTGGAATGCGGGCAACTCGAGAATGCGTTTGTTCTTGAACGACAATAAGAAAGCTCGCCGTCCGCAGAGTGAGATAGCAAGAGCAATCCAGGTGCTTGGTAACGAATATCCGGATTTGCGCGTGATGGTGTTTGAACCGCAGAGCATCAGTACGCAGCGCGGTGGTCTCCCGGTGCAGTTCGTTTTGCAGGCTCCGAACATCGAAGTGTTGCGAGACCTTGTTCCGAAATTCGAAGAAGCGGCTAGCAAAAGCCCTGTGTTTAGCGTGGTGAACAGCAACTTGCGATTCACGAAGCCGGAACTTCACATCGAAATTTTGCGCGACAAGGCAAACGAAGAAGGCGTGTCGGTGAACGATATTGCACAGGCGGTGCAGCTTGCCATTAGCGACCAGACTTATGGCGATTACTATAAGGACGGCCGTCAGTACGATATCATTGGCGCTGTTGGTTACCAGTACCGCGATACGCCAGAAAACCTCTCGATGCTCACGGTCAAGAACGGCAAGGGCGAGCTAGTGAGCTTGGACAACTTTATTACGTACAAGGAACAGTCCGCTTCTCCGTCACTCCCGCGTTACAACCGCTTTAGCGCGGCAACCATCCAGGCTGGCCTTGTGCCGGGCAAGACGATTGGCGATGGCGTCGAAGAAATGCGCCGCATTGCAAAGAAGTTGCTGAAGGATTACCCGAGCGTGAGTACGACCTTGAGCGGTTCGTCTAAGGAATTCGAAGAAAGCTCTTCGGGACTTTACGTGGTGTTCTTGCTTGCTCTTGCGCTTGTGTTCTTGGTGCTCGCGGGGCAGTTCGAAAGCTTCCGTGCGCCGTTCGTGATTTTCTTTACGGTGCCGCTTGCTCTTTCTGGCGCTTTGGTGAGCTTGTTTATCACGGGCCAGACGCTCAATATCTTTAGCGAAATTGCTTTGATTTTGTTGATTGCTCTTGTAACGAAGAACGGTATCTTGATCGTGGAATTTGCAAACCAGATTGCCGAGAATACGGGCTGCAGCAAGCTCGAGGCGGCTCGCCAAGCGGCTGAACGCCGCTTCCGCCCAATCCTCATGACGAGCCTTTCGACAGTATTGGGCGCGGTGCCGCTCATCCTGACCGGCACCCCGAGCCGCATTGCCATGGGTGTTGCCATTGTTGGTGGTCTCACGTTTGCGACGTTCATGACGCTCTTCATTGTGCCTGCTGCATATAGCTTCTTTGCAGGGAAGGTCGAATCCGTCCGTACCGATGCAAGTAAAATGGCGTAG
- a CDS encoding septum formation initiator family protein, which yields MHIRLLIGIATVIAFAFLVFHLLFGKDSIPEQRRIVKEIELYQKEIDSLTKVIEQRDELIQKLKTDSLYKEEILRTRYGMSREGEKAFQLVK from the coding sequence TTGCACATACGACTTCTCATTGGAATTGCCACCGTGATCGCATTTGCGTTCCTGGTGTTCCATTTGCTGTTCGGCAAGGACAGTATTCCAGAGCAGCGTAGAATTGTGAAGGAAATCGAGCTCTATCAAAAAGAAATCGACTCCCTGACCAAGGTCATTGAGCAACGAGACGAGCTCATCCAAAAGCTAAAGACCGACTCCCTCTATAAAGAAGAAATCCTCCGCACCCGCTACGGCATGAGCCGTGAAGGTGAAAAAGCATTTCAGCTGGTGAAGTAG
- a CDS encoding DNA-processing protein DprA, which translates to METNLLFNEPYSKLAHDNYPLLLGASKYCPKQLFCKGTLPTNNKIGIAMVGTRRPSASAEELCRRLVESLRSTNAVVISGLAQGIDSFCHRAALDAGIPTIAVLAQGLDAKIEGERNTLAKRILDAGGALLSEYEGDTPAYKGNFIARNRIISGLSQSTLVVQSRKKGGALLTAQFCLDEGKLLLACPGNFDSELYSGTNALLDSGHAKPVFAPESLRSVAGIPLLEGTSIQQLATCGVHLSDGAQKVFERFNGFRKTFSELQQEFDFKAPELLAILTELEISGLVSSKDNFQFYFNGA; encoded by the coding sequence ATGGAAACGAATCTTTTATTCAACGAACCTTACAGCAAACTCGCCCACGACAATTATCCGCTCCTCCTTGGTGCATCCAAATATTGTCCGAAACAACTCTTTTGCAAAGGCACCCTCCCCACAAACAATAAAATCGGCATCGCCATGGTCGGCACACGCCGCCCGTCCGCATCCGCTGAAGAGCTCTGTAGGCGACTCGTCGAATCACTCCGATCCACAAATGCCGTTGTTATTTCGGGGCTTGCACAGGGCATAGACAGTTTTTGCCACCGCGCCGCCCTCGATGCTGGCATCCCCACAATAGCAGTCCTTGCGCAAGGCCTAGACGCCAAAATCGAAGGAGAACGCAACACCCTCGCCAAACGGATTCTCGATGCTGGAGGGGCCCTTTTAAGCGAATACGAAGGCGACACGCCTGCCTACAAAGGGAACTTCATCGCACGGAACCGCATCATCAGCGGACTTAGCCAATCGACACTTGTAGTCCAAAGCCGTAAAAAGGGAGGCGCCCTCCTCACCGCGCAATTCTGCCTAGACGAAGGGAAATTGCTCCTCGCCTGCCCCGGGAACTTCGACAGCGAGCTCTACAGTGGCACAAACGCCCTCCTAGACAGTGGACACGCCAAGCCCGTCTTTGCGCCCGAAAGCTTGCGTTCCGTGGCCGGAATCCCCCTCCTTGAAGGAACAAGCATCCAACAGCTCGCCACATGCGGGGTCCATCTTTCCGATGGAGCCCAAAAAGTATTTGAACGTTTTAACGGATTCCGCAAAACATTTTCTGAACTTCAGCAAGAATTTGACTTTAAGGCACCGGAACTTTTAGCTATATTGACGGAACTAGAAATATCAGGTCTAGTCTCGTCAAAGGACAACTTCCAATTCTATTTTAACGGAGCATAA
- the mazG gene encoding nucleoside triphosphate pyrophosphohydrolase has protein sequence MKYTFKDLVDIMARLRSENGCPWDRQQTTHSLLPYLVEESCEFIDAAQDGDKEHMCEELGDVLFQVVFHSQVCKEQGDFTIDDVIQGLCEKMVRRHPHVFGDAKVDTANDVSRRWERIKAQEKNNLKHAGESIMDKVSKSMPTLARSQDIIRRVAKVGFDWGEAAPVFDKAQEEFAEFRAEMEKISPENANVDRLEDEFGDIMFSLVNVARHCGFNANIALQRANNKFEKRFREVERRVKEQGKEIKDVGLEGLQKLWKQAKLSS, from the coding sequence ATGAAGTACACGTTTAAGGATCTCGTCGATATTATGGCTCGTCTGCGTTCGGAAAATGGCTGCCCGTGGGACCGCCAGCAAACCACGCATTCGCTGTTGCCATATCTGGTTGAAGAAAGCTGTGAGTTTATCGATGCCGCGCAAGATGGCGACAAGGAGCACATGTGCGAGGAACTCGGCGATGTGCTGTTCCAGGTGGTTTTCCATTCGCAAGTGTGCAAGGAACAGGGTGACTTTACGATTGACGATGTAATCCAGGGCTTGTGCGAAAAGATGGTGCGCAGGCATCCGCATGTGTTTGGCGATGCTAAAGTGGATACGGCAAATGACGTAAGCCGTCGTTGGGAACGCATCAAGGCTCAGGAGAAGAACAACTTAAAGCATGCGGGCGAGTCTATTATGGACAAAGTTAGCAAGAGCATGCCCACGCTCGCGCGCTCACAAGATATTATCCGTCGCGTGGCTAAAGTTGGTTTCGATTGGGGCGAGGCTGCTCCCGTGTTCGACAAGGCTCAAGAGGAATTTGCAGAATTCCGTGCCGAGATGGAAAAGATTTCTCCCGAGAATGCAAATGTGGACCGCCTAGAAGATGAATTCGGCGATATCATGTTCAGTCTTGTAAATGTCGCTCGCCATTGCGGATTCAACGCGAACATCGCCTTGCAACGTGCGAATAACAAGTTCGAAAAGCGCTTCCGCGAAGTAGAACGCCGCGTCAAGGAACAGGGCAAGGAAATCAAGGATGTAGGCCTGGAAGGCCTGCAAAAATTGTGGAAACAGGCAAAGTTGTCTTCCTAA